The DNA window catacaaagaaatgaaaagtCAGGCAACTGAAATAGACAGACAAAAACTAGTGACATTTTCAGAATCACATTATAGAGATAACAGGAGGCTTACTGAAAAGATCCAGTCTTCGAAGGAAGAGACTCTGGTGAAGACAGTGGGTTTAGTCACTTGGTTGCACTCGCCAGATGGACCGTAACTGACAACACCGTGGACCGTCCAGGCTCCATTTGTGAAGCAGCTCAGGGGACCTCCGGAGTCGCCCTGGGACAGGTAGAAACAAAAATAGGGCTCCAGTTTGAAGACTGTGGAATATACCTCTTACTCAGCTTCTTTTATATAGCTTTTACTTAGACAGAGATCTACTGGGTGGCATTATGATGTCAGAGTGATCATCCTAAATTAGTAAATAAGTTGCAAGTGAAGGATCACTTACAATACCATTTAAGTGTGGAGATTAACTTTAaattacagtaaaagaaataagaCACAAATAATTCAAAAGAACATTTGAATTGTCATGGTCTTGCATTTATGGAAATCAAAAAAGTATGCAAACATATGTTTGCTGTACCTGGCAGCCTGATATGACTCCATCCCCTCCAGCACACACCATGGTTTCCAAAGCATTGCTGCCCCACCAGTTAGGCTGGGAGCAGACTGAATGCTCCACCACATTGATGGGAGCCACCTGCAGGATGGCAGGGATGCTCCCTATGTCTGTgaaaagaaagtgttttttattaGATGTGCATTAATGGTTTTCATGGGACATATAgtatatgtgttgtgtgtgtgtcagagtcttCTCACAGTCTATGAGTCCCCAGCCGGTGATATAACAGGTGAACTCATGAGGCAGCATCTCGTGAGGGTAGGGAAGGGTGGCGATGGCCACATAGCCGTTGTCAGTCACAGGATTAGCCAGTCTCAAGAGAGCAATATCATTTCTAATAGACacaaaaaagaagcaaagttgTGACTGTTTTGACTTGAGGGGGAGgtagtagtagtatatagtAGTTCTGTTACCACCAACTTGTGAAAGACACCTCATTCCAAAGTCCTACAGCTCTTTGGCCAAAGTTGAGGGAAAGGGGTAATACAGGATTTCTCCCACTTGTAAATGTGAACGCATGTGATGCCCCCACCCTCGAAACTATCCCCTTGGGCCACTGCTATCAAAATAAGTTGTGCTTTTAAATGGCTAAATTGAGGTAAGTGGTCTGActtgtttttactttacccttTGCTAAGGTCTTCAGTCCAGCCAGGATGGACATGAATCATTTCCACACGGCTGAACTGCTCGCTGCCGTCATACTCATACAGGTTGTAATCACCCACCACCACACGGTACAGACTAGCATCCATGCTGACAGGAAAGTAAGAAGCAAAGACACACTGTGTTTATTTACAATCATTTATCCAGCAGACAAGGAATAATATGTCAATAAGGACAGTGAGACACCAACCTGAGGATACAGTGAGCTGCAGTCATAATGTAGAAATTACTAATGATAGTGCCTCCACAGATGTGGTAGAAATAACCATCACTGTATGAATCATACTGGAGAGAAGcctgagagaaaacagagaacaaATAGACACTGATAACAATAAGAGGCTTTCATGTTATTTCAGAAATCAAATAAGTATGATGAGGTCTACAGTATAGCAGCTCAATATTGAGCCTATTTGCTCAATTAGAAATAAGAAAACCACTGTTAATGTGTATTATACTGACACAAAAGCCCCACAATTGTATAGAATCACTGTAAAAAAGACGTGCTTATAGGTTTTACCTGCCATCTCCAAGTGTTGGGTTTAGCATCGTGGCCTCCTATGACCCTCTCATTGTGGACGttatggttgaagggtgtttcagCACAAATCAGCCCTTTGGTGCACACATGAGCATGAAAAGAGAGAACAGTATTGTAATTGTGT is part of the Sander vitreus isolate 19-12246 chromosome 22, sanVit1, whole genome shotgun sequence genome and encodes:
- the LOC144536935 gene encoding chymotrypsin-like elastase family member 1; the encoded protein is MIWLVACLSCIGLICAETPFNHNVHNERVIGGHDAKPNTWRWQASLQYDSYSDGYFYHICGGTIISNFYIMTAAHCILSMDASLYRVVVGDYNLYEYDGSEQFSRVEMIHVHPGWTEDLSKGNDIALLRLANPVTDNGYVAIATLPYPHEMLPHEFTCYITGWGLIDYIGSIPAILQVAPINVVEHSVCSQPNWWGSNALETMVCAGGDGVISGCQGDSGGPLSCFTNGAWTVHGVVSYGPSGECNQVTKPTVFTRVSSFEDWIFSIVL